From a region of the Sporosarcina ureilytica genome:
- a CDS encoding dienelactone hydrolase family protein has protein sequence MWSADKYLNALYQETTKAHSEIYDKNWQDDLKDKFKRALGDFQFTNGNLHPTLLEKVDMDTYYRLRVEIRTDSLLKMPVYLLIPKGSHEIKYPAVIALHGHGYGSKEAVGLNPDGSKLKEKGYHQNFAIELVKKGVIVAVPELIGFGDRKLQKDQGVGSPTDNSCYMMASQLLLNGKTLAGLRVAECRRVIDYVQSLDEVDNDRIGCMGISGGGLVAAFTSALDDRIKAVVVSGYANTFEGSIMARRHCLDNYIPGILKYAEMPDLIGLIAPRALFIEAGMEDHLFPLEKTLEAIEQLTKIYRSFGVEDLLSYHLFKGGHEISGEKSFDWLIQKLNEEIHHYQ, from the coding sequence ATGTGGTCTGCCGATAAATATTTAAATGCTTTGTATCAGGAAACAACAAAAGCCCATAGTGAAATCTATGATAAAAATTGGCAAGATGACTTGAAAGATAAATTTAAAAGAGCATTGGGAGATTTTCAATTTACTAATGGAAATCTGCATCCAACCTTACTGGAAAAGGTTGATATGGATACCTATTATAGATTACGAGTTGAAATTAGAACTGACAGTCTTTTAAAAATGCCTGTTTATTTATTAATTCCGAAAGGCAGCCATGAAATTAAGTACCCAGCAGTGATTGCACTGCATGGTCATGGGTACGGGAGTAAAGAGGCTGTTGGTTTAAATCCAGATGGATCCAAGCTAAAAGAAAAAGGCTATCATCAGAACTTTGCCATTGAACTTGTGAAAAAAGGTGTAATTGTAGCCGTTCCGGAGTTAATTGGGTTTGGGGATCGGAAACTTCAAAAAGACCAAGGCGTTGGTTCGCCTACTGACAATTCTTGTTATATGATGGCTAGTCAATTGTTGCTTAACGGCAAGACATTAGCGGGTCTTAGAGTCGCAGAGTGTAGAAGAGTGATTGATTATGTACAATCATTAGATGAAGTTGACAATGATAGGATAGGATGTATGGGGATTTCAGGAGGAGGACTTGTCGCTGCCTTTACATCCGCCCTTGACGATAGAATAAAAGCTGTTGTTGTGAGCGGTTATGCGAATACTTTTGAAGGAAGTATTATGGCAAGAAGACACTGTTTAGATAACTATATTCCCGGCATATTAAAATACGCGGAAATGCCGGATTTGATTGGGTTAATCGCCCCAAGAGCATTGTTTATCGAGGCGGGGATGGAGGATCATCTTTTCCCTCTAGAAAAGACGTTGGAGGCCATTGAGCAGTTAACAAAGATTTATCGTTCGTTTGGGGTGGAAGATTTATTGTCTTATCATCTGTTTAAAGGCGGCCATGAAATAAGTGGAGAAAAATCATTTGATTGGCTCATCCAGAAGTTAAACGAAGAAATCCACCATTATCAATAA
- a CDS encoding extracellular solute-binding protein: MGNWRKRVSALFLMLAVFVLMVACSDEDSASKDEASGEEKGKPKITIMTKLHTAEVPDEKLLKLLEEKANVELEIEWVPDNNYADKLNTAFSTGTFAQAVTMGQDQVDQFKGAIRDGQFWEIGAYFDEFENLSKLKEEVVQNTMVDGKVYSLYQGRPLSRQGMIYRKDWADNLGLEAPKNVEEFYEMARAFTEDDPDGNGKDDTIGVTDRGDLIYGLFKTLASWHATPNNWGEKDGELLPEFMFPEYMESMNFVKDLRDNHYMNQDFPVTSKEDQQAMFKNGTAGIYVGAIVDILGLYNDAIELNPDLEYDVHTEVAGPSGEFTIWANPGYNNEILFPKSAIKTEEELKDILAFFDLMMTPEFSNLVQWGVEGEHYTVEDGFAVIDEDQDKIQREVFAYNMLGIGEPETNGRYESLHNYEPRQKAEELILINNNHLIHDPSITLDSETYVRDGERLQEIINDATYNYMLGEIDEAGFEKQVEKWKSEGGSKIIEEFNASR; encoded by the coding sequence GTGGGCAATTGGAGAAAAAGAGTTTCTGCATTATTTTTAATGCTAGCCGTATTCGTTTTAATGGTTGCATGTAGTGATGAAGATAGTGCTTCAAAAGACGAAGCAAGCGGAGAAGAAAAAGGTAAGCCAAAGATTACAATTATGACGAAGCTTCACACTGCAGAAGTACCTGACGAAAAACTATTAAAACTACTAGAAGAAAAAGCGAATGTTGAATTAGAGATTGAGTGGGTTCCAGACAATAACTATGCGGATAAACTGAATACAGCATTTTCTACAGGTACATTCGCACAGGCCGTAACGATGGGACAAGATCAAGTTGACCAATTTAAAGGGGCCATCCGCGATGGACAGTTTTGGGAAATTGGTGCTTACTTTGATGAGTTCGAAAATCTAAGTAAGTTAAAAGAAGAAGTTGTTCAGAATACGATGGTTGATGGAAAGGTTTATTCGCTTTACCAAGGTAGACCATTATCTCGACAAGGGATGATTTACCGTAAGGATTGGGCAGACAATTTAGGATTAGAAGCACCAAAAAATGTAGAAGAATTTTATGAGATGGCAAGAGCATTTACAGAAGACGATCCTGATGGCAATGGCAAGGATGACACAATTGGTGTAACTGATAGAGGCGACTTAATTTACGGTCTATTTAAAACACTTGCTTCATGGCACGCGACTCCGAATAACTGGGGAGAGAAGGATGGAGAATTATTACCTGAATTCATGTTCCCTGAATATATGGAGTCTATGAATTTTGTCAAAGACCTTAGAGACAATCACTATATGAACCAGGATTTCCCAGTTACGAGTAAAGAAGATCAGCAAGCGATGTTTAAAAATGGAACTGCTGGTATTTATGTAGGGGCAATTGTTGATATTTTAGGACTTTACAATGACGCAATTGAACTAAATCCTGATTTGGAATACGACGTGCATACTGAAGTTGCTGGACCAAGTGGTGAGTTCACTATTTGGGCGAATCCGGGTTATAATAACGAAATTTTATTCCCTAAATCTGCAATAAAAACGGAAGAAGAATTAAAAGACATTTTAGCCTTCTTTGATTTAATGATGACACCTGAATTTTCAAACCTAGTTCAGTGGGGTGTTGAGGGTGAACACTACACAGTTGAAGATGGCTTCGCTGTCATTGACGAGGATCAAGATAAAATTCAAAGAGAAGTATTTGCTTATAACATGTTAGGGATTGGAGAGCCAGAAACAAACGGCAGATATGAATCCCTTCACAATTATGAGCCAAGACAAAAAGCAGAAGAATTAATTTTAATCAATAACAATCATTTAATTCATGACCCATCTATCACATTAGATTCTGAAACATATGTAAGAGACGGGGAAAGATTACAAGAAATCATTAATGACGCTACGTATAATTACATGCTAGGTGAAATTGATGAAGCAGGATTTGAAAAACAAGTTGAAAAATGGAAATCTGAAGGTGGAAGTAAAATTATAGAGGAGTTTAATGCTTCAAGGTAA
- a CDS encoding Gfo/Idh/MocA family oxidoreductase, whose product MRKKYVLIGTGGRAEFFYGAMVEDYRDTCELVAFCDINQTRMDYSNQLLEEKYDHPKIATYLASEFETMIKTEKPDIVIVTTVDRTHHTYIVKALELGCDVITEKPMTVDAEKTQEIIDAINRTGREVRVTFNYRYAPHNTKIRELIRDGVIGDVYSVNFEWALDTQHGADYFRRWHRNKNNSGGLLVHKSTHHFDLVNFWLDTTPETVYATGGLRFYGRENAEARGETKFYQRAHGSEYAKDDPFAIQLEENDHLKALYLDAEQEDGYQRDQSVFGDGIDIEDTLGVMVTYKNKAILTYSLNAYLPWEGFIVTFNGSKGRIEVQVREQSYINSGGSKSDEGKLKEKSVKVLPMFGEPYEVEIVEGKGGHGGGDPLLLEDLFGTPSEDEFNRAASHIDGATSILTGIAGNMSLKTGQAVKVDGLVKF is encoded by the coding sequence ATGCGAAAGAAATATGTGTTAATTGGTACAGGTGGTAGAGCAGAGTTTTTCTATGGAGCAATGGTTGAAGACTATAGAGATACATGTGAACTAGTCGCTTTTTGTGATATCAACCAGACAAGAATGGACTATTCCAATCAACTATTAGAAGAAAAGTACGACCATCCTAAAATCGCTACTTATTTAGCAAGCGAGTTTGAAACAATGATTAAGACCGAGAAACCGGATATTGTCATAGTCACAACAGTCGATCGAACACATCATACATATATTGTGAAGGCATTGGAGTTAGGGTGTGATGTCATTACTGAAAAGCCAATGACTGTCGATGCTGAAAAAACGCAGGAAATTATTGACGCGATTAACCGAACAGGCCGAGAGGTTCGTGTGACATTTAACTATCGTTATGCACCGCATAATACGAAAATTAGAGAGTTAATTAGAGATGGTGTGATTGGTGATGTTTATTCTGTAAACTTTGAATGGGCATTAGATACACAGCATGGTGCCGATTATTTCCGCAGATGGCACCGGAATAAAAACAACAGCGGCGGCTTGCTCGTTCATAAATCAACCCATCATTTTGACTTAGTGAATTTTTGGTTGGACACAACGCCAGAAACTGTTTATGCAACTGGCGGTCTCAGATTTTATGGTAGAGAAAATGCGGAAGCAAGAGGAGAAACAAAGTTTTATCAGCGTGCCCATGGAAGTGAATATGCTAAAGATGATCCATTTGCCATTCAGTTAGAAGAAAATGATCATTTAAAAGCATTGTATTTAGATGCTGAACAAGAAGACGGCTATCAGCGCGATCAAAGTGTATTCGGTGACGGCATCGATATTGAAGATACATTAGGTGTGATGGTTACGTATAAAAATAAAGCGATTTTAACATATTCCTTAAATGCTTATTTACCGTGGGAAGGGTTTATCGTTACATTTAATGGAAGTAAAGGTAGGATTGAAGTTCAAGTACGTGAACAGTCTTACATTAATTCAGGTGGTTCAAAGAGTGATGAAGGTAAGCTGAAAGAAAAATCGGTTAAAGTACTGCCTATGTTTGGCGAACCTTATGAAGTAGAAATTGTGGAAGGGAAAGGCGGACATGGGGGAGGAGACCCACTGCTTTTAGAAGATCTTTTTGGAACGCCATCTGAAGATGAATTTAACCGTGCTGCTTCACA
- a CDS encoding YesL family protein encodes MELEGMTGRFFRICEIISRLAYANLLWIGFTLLGLGIFGFMPATVALFTVTRKWTMGEHDIPIFGTFWSTYKKEFFKSTLFGALLFFIGYIIYIDLTFLPTGGLFSVLRTGIFICGILYVIMLLYILPIYVHYNWKISQYLKYALLIGVSHPHYTALMGVGAYSLYYLCIKFPGIIPFFSMSLLAYVMMWTVYKVIRKLEIAQQVRESQEQQEHRDQKMAEVL; translated from the coding sequence ATGGAATTGGAAGGAATGACTGGACGTTTTTTTAGAATCTGTGAAATTATTTCCAGATTAGCCTATGCGAATTTATTATGGATTGGATTTACGCTATTGGGATTAGGGATTTTCGGTTTTATGCCTGCAACAGTCGCACTTTTTACAGTCACCCGGAAATGGACAATGGGAGAACATGACATTCCGATATTTGGCACCTTTTGGTCAACCTACAAAAAGGAGTTTTTCAAATCCACCTTATTTGGTGCGTTATTGTTTTTCATAGGCTATATCATTTATATTGATTTAACCTTTTTACCAACAGGCGGTTTATTTTCTGTACTAAGAACCGGAATATTTATTTGTGGCATCCTGTACGTCATTATGTTGTTGTATATACTCCCAATCTACGTACATTACAACTGGAAGATATCACAGTATTTAAAGTATGCATTATTAATTGGTGTGTCACATCCACATTACACGGCCCTTATGGGTGTCGGTGCATACTCATTATATTATTTATGTATAAAATTCCCGGGCATCATTCCATTTTTCAGTATGAGTTTACTAGCGTACGTCATGATGTGGACCGTTTACAAAGTCATACGGAAATTGGAGATTGCGCAACAGGTTCGTGAAAGCCAGGAACAACAAGAACATCGTGATCAAAAGATGGCAGAGGTACTGTAA
- a CDS encoding helix-turn-helix domain-containing protein, giving the protein MRHNKRFYFKLLSILTLLATLPVIIVGLFSYLKSSEIIEKNIAEEKEQSIYQIQTNFEQTLQTADLSVTTFVTSYQLLKALDEPLTPNQFQLYNQLKKEMNQLQRSDSGISDLLLVSFNEGWRLNNNGLKRIETSHTENIIEKYSSLPYKSSWLLEKKEQILFDSSEGTNCDFYINLVKKLPLNANYKGGIAIAYIPICDFNNILASNLDSETIIVLDENDVVVAHSDLSNIGDDLSDAPFIIELNAIKSDFGQYDLTLNESDYKVTFRKSAYNNWTYLSMIKISALNEQSNSIGWFTFITTTIILIGVIIFSYIASRRLYAPINRLSRTITSPPAGTMNDYKNSDEFTIIENQIVEMLQQNDELEMKLQGQVVQLKQFFMTRLLQGKLSNEELQSKLLSYEYPTSWKYFTVLSLQVDSLEDTMHDVENEDLLLFTINTMIEESILDNRRMTPVVVNKTQVTVFLMDEDSHTSMTEYISTRLQAIKTRIKDELGITVSIGISKKYTQLEEAHQGFKESTEALRHTLTLGPDSIIFFDNIQSDSSFFTFYPRHIEIELFNAIKAGDKDKVDHYLDELINALFNDKLSNTQYEIAIVRLLTNLIELTETLGVNIMKYGGHKSLFDQLYEFRSLTEVINWLKSLIIYPLMDKTEERMQSQYKNISDEIIHIVQQEYDTDLTLNYIAEKLHYNANYLSSIFRKETNTSFSEYLSLYRLNIAKKWLRETDITVKEIAERLNYNNSQNFIRSFKKVEGTTPGRYRQKNKV; this is encoded by the coding sequence ATGAGGCACAATAAGCGTTTTTACTTTAAATTATTATCAATTCTCACCCTGCTTGCGACGTTACCTGTAATCATCGTCGGATTATTTTCTTACTTAAAGTCGTCAGAAATCATAGAGAAAAATATTGCGGAAGAAAAAGAACAAAGCATCTATCAAATTCAAACGAACTTTGAACAAACATTGCAAACCGCAGATCTATCTGTAACGACTTTTGTTACTTCCTATCAACTTCTGAAAGCTTTAGACGAGCCACTTACACCAAACCAGTTTCAACTTTATAATCAGTTGAAAAAGGAAATGAATCAGCTTCAGCGCTCAGATAGTGGCATTTCAGATTTGTTATTGGTCAGTTTTAATGAAGGTTGGCGTTTGAATAATAACGGACTTAAAAGAATTGAAACAAGTCATACAGAAAATATCATTGAAAAATATTCCTCTCTGCCTTATAAATCATCATGGTTACTTGAGAAAAAGGAACAAATTTTATTCGATTCCAGCGAAGGGACCAATTGCGATTTTTATATAAATCTCGTGAAAAAACTGCCATTGAATGCGAATTATAAAGGCGGAATTGCGATTGCCTACATACCTATTTGCGATTTTAATAATATTCTAGCGAGTAATCTAGACTCCGAAACAATCATTGTACTCGATGAAAACGATGTAGTCGTTGCCCATAGTGATTTATCGAATATTGGGGATGACCTTTCAGATGCGCCATTTATAATCGAATTAAATGCAATAAAGAGCGACTTTGGCCAATATGATTTAACATTAAATGAAAGCGATTACAAGGTAACCTTTAGAAAATCAGCCTATAATAATTGGACTTACCTCTCTATGATTAAAATAAGTGCGTTAAATGAACAATCCAACTCAATCGGATGGTTTACATTTATTACGACAACAATCATATTAATAGGGGTTATCATCTTCTCCTATATCGCATCCAGACGACTGTATGCGCCGATTAATAGACTGTCCCGTACGATAACTAGCCCGCCAGCAGGCACAATGAATGACTATAAAAATAGTGATGAATTTACAATTATTGAAAACCAAATAGTAGAAATGTTACAACAGAATGATGAATTGGAGATGAAACTTCAAGGTCAGGTAGTACAATTAAAACAATTTTTCATGACGCGACTCCTTCAAGGGAAATTATCAAATGAAGAGTTACAAAGTAAATTGCTCTCCTATGAATACCCGACGAGTTGGAAATACTTCACAGTACTTTCCCTTCAAGTCGATTCATTGGAAGATACCATGCATGACGTTGAAAATGAAGATTTACTATTATTTACAATCAATACGATGATTGAAGAGTCAATACTAGACAATCGTCGAATGACGCCAGTTGTCGTGAATAAAACGCAAGTGACTGTATTTCTAATGGATGAAGATTCGCATACTAGCATGACAGAATACATTTCAACTAGATTACAGGCAATTAAAACAAGAATTAAAGATGAGCTAGGCATCACAGTAAGTATCGGAATTAGTAAGAAATATACCCAATTAGAAGAAGCCCATCAAGGATTTAAAGAAAGTACTGAAGCCTTAAGGCACACGCTTACTTTAGGGCCCGATTCAATTATATTTTTTGATAACATACAAAGTGATTCTAGTTTCTTCACTTTTTATCCACGGCATATTGAAATTGAGCTATTCAATGCCATTAAAGCTGGCGATAAAGATAAAGTAGACCACTATTTGGATGAGCTCATTAATGCATTATTTAATGATAAGTTAAGCAATACGCAATATGAGATTGCGATTGTACGATTGTTAACAAATTTAATTGAACTGACCGAAACGCTCGGTGTAAATATTATGAAGTATGGTGGCCATAAATCGCTATTCGATCAATTATATGAATTCAGATCATTAACCGAAGTGATCAATTGGTTAAAGAGTCTAATCATCTATCCACTGATGGACAAGACCGAAGAGAGAATGCAATCACAATACAAAAATATTTCCGACGAGATTATTCATATCGTACAGCAAGAATATGATACTGATTTAACATTGAATTATATTGCCGAAAAACTGCACTATAATGCAAACTATTTAAGCAGTATCTTTCGTAAAGAAACAAATACTTCATTTAGTGAGTACCTGTCATTATATCGACTGAACATCGCTAAAAAGTGGTTAAGGGAAACAGATATCACTGTGAAAGAAATTGCAGAAAGACTGAATTATAATAACTCCCAAAACTTTATTCGTTCCTTTAAAAAAGTTGAAGGAACGACACCAGGAAGATATAGACAAAAGAATAAAGTTTAA
- a CDS encoding LacI family DNA-binding transcriptional regulator: protein MGITIKDIAKIAGVSYSTVSKALNDSPLVKKDTKKKIVKIADELGYEPNFAAQRLVSKQTKIIGLIWPTIERVVLSTLVTKINNKINKTPYSMILSVESTETALDTFRKFQVDGIILFEENSKPSIRQTTIPLISYGVAKERDVEYPIIDANHEQAMYQAVKHLYELGHRDIAYIGDLSSTDPMQAEKYNGFMKAMEQYMLSIEDINMIDTGGLDWYNGYAATKKRFENPTYPTAIVGGSYDISSGIIRGIKEIGLDIPRDVSIISYDNIPQMANTEIPLTCIGVPVERLAEEIVQSIIHCIEEKNITSNVKKMSPILVERASCEKRK, encoded by the coding sequence ATGGGGATAACGATTAAAGACATTGCCAAAATTGCAGGGGTTAGTTATTCAACGGTATCCAAAGCTTTGAATGATAGTCCATTAGTAAAAAAGGATACAAAAAAGAAAATCGTAAAAATCGCAGATGAATTAGGATATGAACCTAATTTTGCAGCGCAAAGACTTGTTTCAAAGCAAACGAAAATTATTGGCTTAATTTGGCCAACCATTGAGCGTGTCGTTCTATCAACATTGGTTACGAAAATTAATAATAAGATTAACAAAACGCCTTATTCTATGATTCTATCTGTGGAATCAACCGAAACTGCTTTAGATACATTTAGAAAGTTTCAAGTTGATGGAATCATTTTATTTGAAGAGAATAGTAAACCCTCGATTCGGCAAACGACCATTCCACTTATATCCTACGGGGTCGCTAAAGAAAGGGATGTTGAGTATCCTATAATCGATGCCAATCATGAACAGGCGATGTATCAAGCAGTTAAGCATTTGTACGAATTAGGACATAGGGACATCGCCTATATTGGAGACTTGTCCTCTACAGATCCAATGCAAGCCGAAAAGTACAATGGATTTATGAAAGCGATGGAACAATATATGCTTTCAATAGAAGATATCAATATGATTGATACAGGGGGCCTTGATTGGTATAACGGATATGCTGCTACTAAAAAACGTTTTGAAAACCCTACGTATCCTACAGCAATTGTTGGCGGGAGTTACGATATTAGTAGTGGAATTATTCGTGGTATAAAAGAAATAGGGCTCGACATTCCACGTGATGTTTCCATTATTAGTTATGATAACATTCCCCAAATGGCGAATACGGAAATTCCATTAACTTGTATTGGGGTTCCGGTAGAACGATTAGCAGAAGAGATTGTTCAATCAATCATTCACTGTATTGAAGAAAAGAATATTACTTCCAATGTGAAAAAGATGTCACCTATTTTAGTTGAAAGGGCAAGCTGTGAGAAAAGAAAGTGA
- a CDS encoding ABC transporter permease, which produces MEMNSIQVPLTKAEIKERKRSESQKKRSELRKNIAKNKMIYLMIAPGLLYLFIYKYIPMFGMIIAFQDYKPYLGIAGSEWVGLEHFKRLFTSSDFWMILKNTLVLFALQILIYFPIPIILSLMLNELRKEYYKKTIQTMIYLPHFMSWVVVVSISYVLLTLDGGIINGLLKNFGLKEINFLLDSSWFRPMYILQIIWREAGWGTIIFLAAIASVDPQLYEAAKMDGANRFRQMWHITLPAIKSVIIILLILKIGDVLELGFEHVYLLLNSTNRHVAEIFDTYVYVAGLRQGQFSYATAVGLFKGVVGLILVVFANWLAKKNGEEGIY; this is translated from the coding sequence ATGGAGATGAATAGTATTCAGGTTCCTTTGACAAAGGCGGAAATAAAAGAAAGAAAACGAAGTGAGTCACAGAAGAAAAGAAGTGAATTACGCAAAAATATTGCCAAAAACAAAATGATTTATTTAATGATTGCGCCGGGACTTTTGTATTTATTTATTTACAAATACATACCAATGTTTGGGATGATTATTGCCTTTCAGGACTATAAACCTTATTTGGGAATAGCCGGAAGTGAATGGGTCGGTTTAGAGCATTTTAAGCGATTGTTTACATCGTCCGATTTTTGGATGATCTTGAAAAACACACTCGTATTGTTTGCATTGCAAATCTTAATCTATTTCCCAATCCCAATCATTCTATCGTTAATGTTAAATGAACTTAGGAAAGAATATTACAAAAAGACCATTCAAACAATGATTTATTTACCCCATTTCATGTCTTGGGTTGTTGTCGTTTCCATAAGTTATGTTTTGTTAACGTTGGACGGTGGGATTATTAATGGATTATTAAAGAATTTTGGATTGAAGGAAATCAACTTTTTATTAGATTCTTCCTGGTTTAGACCGATGTATATTTTACAAATTATTTGGCGAGAAGCTGGTTGGGGAACAATTATTTTCCTAGCAGCGATTGCATCTGTTGATCCGCAGTTATATGAAGCTGCAAAAATGGACGGAGCAAACCGATTTAGACAAATGTGGCATATCACACTGCCTGCAATTAAAAGTGTCATTATCATTCTTCTAATCTTAAAAATTGGTGACGTACTCGAATTAGGTTTTGAACATGTTTATTTACTATTGAACTCAACAAACCGACATGTTGCAGAAATATTTGATACGTATGTGTATGTCGCTGGATTACGTCAAGGACAATTCAGTTATGCAACTGCGGTCGGACTTTTTAAAGGGGTCGTTGGATTAATATTGGTTGTATTTGCTAACTGGCTAGCGAAGAAAAACGGAGAAGAGGGAATTTACTAA
- a CDS encoding carbohydrate ABC transporter permease: protein MIVDKSLSSRIFNLINTTLLTLIALITVLPFIHVIGSSFATGAEIAEKSFLIFPTKFTLSAYKYIFSTGTVMKAIFVSIFVTVVGTLWSMFLSTLTAYGLSRKDLVGRRYIMFFIIFTMLFNGGIIPTFVVVQKTGLLDSLAALIIPVSINVFNMIILKTFFQNLPAGLEESAKIDGAGDFGILFRIVIPCSLPAIATISLFYGVTYWNTYMHAILYLSDAAKWPVQVLLRQIVVLATGIAYDSAEYSDVPPPSQSVKMAVIVVATIPILLVYPFLQKHFAKGALLGSIKE from the coding sequence ATGATAGTAGACAAGTCATTAAGTAGTCGTATTTTTAATTTGATTAACACTACACTACTAACGTTAATTGCTTTAATAACCGTGTTACCTTTTATTCACGTAATTGGTAGCTCATTTGCAACGGGCGCAGAAATCGCAGAAAAAAGTTTCCTCATATTCCCAACGAAATTTACATTAAGTGCTTATAAGTATATCTTCTCTACAGGTACGGTTATGAAAGCAATCTTTGTATCCATTTTTGTAACAGTTGTGGGGACATTATGGAGTATGTTTTTATCAACGCTGACGGCTTACGGATTATCTCGTAAAGATCTCGTGGGTCGACGATATATTATGTTTTTTATCATCTTTACGATGCTTTTTAATGGAGGGATTATCCCGACGTTCGTCGTCGTACAAAAAACAGGATTACTGGATTCGTTAGCGGCCTTGATTATCCCAGTATCCATTAACGTTTTTAACATGATTATTTTAAAGACTTTCTTTCAAAATTTACCTGCTGGATTAGAAGAGTCAGCGAAAATCGATGGCGCTGGTGATTTTGGCATTTTATTTCGGATTGTCATTCCATGCTCATTGCCTGCGATTGCGACGATTTCACTCTTTTACGGGGTTACCTATTGGAATACGTATATGCATGCAATTTTATATTTAAGCGATGCAGCTAAATGGCCTGTACAAGTTTTACTTCGACAAATTGTCGTATTGGCAACCGGAATTGCTTATGATAGCGCTGAGTATTCGGATGTACCGCCGCCGTCACAGTCTGTAAAAATGGCCGTGATCGTTGTCGCAACGATTCCGATTCTGTTAGTCTATCCATTCTTACAGAAGCATTTTGCGAAAGGTGCATTGCTAGGTTCAATTAAAGAATAA